Proteins co-encoded in one Nicotiana sylvestris chromosome 7, ASM39365v2, whole genome shotgun sequence genomic window:
- the LOC104238016 gene encoding uncharacterized protein — translation MCCDRGKIKLLDLKKPPEVLEQLLFGSGPKSSHFRENIRSYNSIFSFTSMGVSRGQDINKLHAEIISDLKQMLDDNNVLAKTFRMVRDQFQENIDSNVKFRLIGKRGIDGRRYNLPTIPEVDALVVGDFEVSGSDRDIIIETQSGQLQRINELNVAYLGLQYPLLFPYGEDGYREDIPLSQGDQSSRGRQCISMREFFAYKIQERKDEVPTVVSSGRLFQQFLVDGYKMIESSRLKLIRTHQKQLRVDSYKVLEDAILHSDIDPSSQEWYPVYRRRDNGRTIMKNGIHWITGSGEIYYLRLLLNVIKGPTSYEELRRINNQNFLTFRYACYAFGLLDDDKEYVDAIKEAGTWGMPSYLRQLFVMLLLSNSLSHPKIVWQSSWQLLPEDILREERTLLSNPEAELTDDELKNRCLKKLDRILKGCGKSFNDFPTMPRPYYNEEEFDGANRLRGRIAHSRFPIPLNPTEDSTCNIKQGSPLAKLIVKAKLIIWDEAPMMHKYCFEALDRTLRDFLRFKDPSNLDRPFGGKTIVLGGDFRQILLVITKGARQEIVKATLNSSYLWPHCQVLKLTTNMRLQGNISGADLDDLKEFSDWILAIGDGNIGCSIDGIEKVEIPDDLLIHNYDDPISRIVESTYSDFLRHFTDIKYLQERAILAPTLQMVESVNDYMVSLNNSQDKSYLSSDTICKSDHAFTSLEHIHTPEFLNSIKCSGIPNHSITLKVGVPVMLLRNIDQSSGLCNGTRLIITRLGNRVIEAKVLSGNMVGDKVCIPRMTLTPSNARIPFKFQRRQFPVIVSFAMTINKSQGQALCNVGLFLKKPVFNHGQLYIALSRVLSRKGLKILCYDEDNK, via the exons ATGTGTTGTGATCGTGGAAAAATAAAGCTTCTAGATCTTAAGAAGCCTCCTGAAGTTTTGGAACAACTCTTATTTGGATCAG GTCCTAAAAGTAGCCATTTTCGAGAAAATATTAGGAGTTATAACTCTATCTTCTCATTTACGTCAATGGGGGTAAG TCGTGGCCAAGATATTAATAAACTTCATGCTGAAATTATTTCTGATCTGAAACAAATGCTTGATGACAATAATGTTTTGGCAAAAACATTTAGGATGGTCAGAGATCAATTCCAAGAGAATATAGACTCCAATGTTAAGTTCAGATTAATAGGGAAGAGAGGTATTGATGGTAGAAGATACAACTTACCAACAATACCAGAAGTGGATGCTTTAGTGGTTGGTGATTTTGAAGTTTCTGGAAGTGATCGCGATATCATTATAGAAACACAATCTGGACAGCTACAAAGGATAAATGAACTAAATGTTGCATATTTAGGTCTACAATATcctttgctttttccttatggtGAAGATGGGTACAGAGAGGACATTCCTTTAAGTCAAGGTGATCAATCATCAAGAGGAAGGCAATGTATAAGCATGCGAGAATTTTTCGCTTATAAAATTCAggaaagaaaagatgaagttccCACCGTTGtgtcttcaggaagattatttcaGCAATTTTTAGTTGATGGTTATAAAATGATAGAATCTTCTCGGTTGAAGTTGATAAGGACTCATCAAAAGCAATTAAGAGTTGATTCTTATAAAGTCCTAGAAGATGCTATATTGCATAGTGACATCGATCCTTCGTCCCAAG AATGGTATCCTGTTTACAGAAGAAGGGATAATGGTAGAACAATTATGAAAAATGGTATTCATTGGATAACAG GAAGTGGAGAGATATATTATCTCAGATTGTTGTTGAATGTAATCAAAGGTCCAACTTCGTATGAAGAACTTAGAAGAATTAACAATCAGAACTTTCTTACCTTTAGATATGCATGTTATGCATTTGGGTTGTTGGATGACGACAAAGAGTATGTCGATGCTATAAAGGAAGCAGGTACTTGGGGAATGCCATCTTATCTAAGACAGTTATTTGTCATGTTGTTGTTATCAAATTCATTGTCACATCCAAAAATTGTTTGGCAATCATCGTGGCAGTTATTGCCAGAAGATATTCTCCGTGAAGAAAGAACATTATTAAGTAACCCAg AGGCTGAACTAACCGATGATGAATTGAAAAATCGTTGCTTGAAAAAGCTGGACAGGATTTTAAAAGGTTGTGGAAAAAGCTTTAACGATTTTCCGACAATGCCAAGACCATATTACAATgaggaagaatttgatggtgCCAACAGACTAA GAGGTCGAATTGCCCATTCAAGATTCCCAATCCCTCTAAATCCAACTGAAGATTCAACATGCAATATAAAACAAGGTAGTCCTTTGGCAAAGTTGATTGTGAAGGCAAAATTGATCATTTGGGATGAGGCCCCAATGATGCATAAATACTGTTTTGAAGCTCTTGATCGAACTCTTAGAGATTTTCTAAGATTTAAAGATCCATCAAATTTAGATCGGCCATTTGGAGGTAAAACAATTGTTCTTGGAGGTGACTTTAGACAAATCTTGCTTGTAATTACAAAAGGTGCTAGGCAAGAGATTGTTAAAGCAACTCTAAATTCTTCATATCTGTGGCCCCACTGTCAGGTTTTAAAGCTAACAACAAATATGAGATTGCAAGGAAATATATCTGGTGCTGATTTGGATGATTTAAAAGAGTTTTCTGATTGGATTTTGGCAATAGGTGATGGAAATATTGGATGTTCCATTGATGGCATTGAGAAAGTAGAAATACCCGATGATCTTCTCATACATAATTATGATGATCCAATATCTAGAATTGTAGAAAGTACATATTCTGATTTCTTGAGACATTTCACGGATATAAAATACCTTCAAGAAAGAGCAATTCTTGCGCCAACTCTTCAGATGGTAGAATCGGTGAATGATTACATGGTTTCTCTCAACAACAGTCAGGATAAGTCATATTTAAGTTCGGATACAATTTGCAAGTCTGATCATGCATTTACATCTTTGGAACATATACATACACCTGAATTCCTAAATAGTATTAAATGTTCAGGTATTCCAAATCACTCTATCACTTTGAAGGTAGGTGTTCCTGTGATGTTGTTAAGAAATATAGATCAATCATCAGGATTGTGCAATGGTACAAGATTGATCATCACAAGACTTGGAAATCGGGTAATTGAAGCCAAAGTATTATCAGGAAACATGGTTGGAGATAAAGTTTGTATACCAAGAATGACACTTACTCCATCTAATGCAAGAATTCCTTTTAAGTTCCAAAGAAGGCAATTTCCGGTCATTGTATCTTTTGCCATGACCATCAATAAAAGCCAAGGCCAAGCATTATGTAATGTGGGATTATTTTTGAAGAAGCCTGTGTTTAATCATGGACAACTATATATTGCACTTTCAAGAGTATTAAGTAGAAAAGGGTTAAAGATCTTATGTTATGATGAAGATAACAAATAA